The following proteins are co-located in the Pedobacter frigiditerrae genome:
- the bshB1 gene encoding bacillithiol biosynthesis deacetylase BshB1: MKLDILVLAVHPDDAELGCSGTILKHIALGKKVGIIDFTRGELGTRGTAETRDLEAADSAQILGLHARENLRFRDGFFKNDEEHQLEIVKMVRKYQPEIILTNALHDRHPDHGRAGDLANDAIFLSGLRRIETEVDGVNQEAWRPRLVLQYIQDRYIKPEVIIDITDFMDKKIESIKAFKTQFASSDTSEPQTYISTPEFFDSVIARAREFGKNIGAKYGEGFTSRKLLGVDNLFNLL, from the coding sequence ATGAAATTAGATATACTTGTATTGGCTGTACACCCAGATGATGCCGAATTAGGCTGTTCTGGAACAATTTTAAAACATATTGCCTTAGGTAAAAAAGTAGGAATTATAGATTTTACGCGAGGCGAATTAGGTACACGAGGCACAGCCGAAACTCGTGATTTGGAAGCTGCAGATTCTGCTCAAATCTTGGGTTTACACGCTCGTGAAAACTTAAGGTTTAGAGATGGTTTTTTCAAAAATGATGAAGAGCATCAATTAGAAATTGTAAAGATGGTTCGCAAATACCAACCAGAAATTATCTTAACCAATGCTTTGCATGATCGTCATCCGGATCACGGTAGGGCTGGAGATTTAGCAAATGATGCTATTTTTCTATCAGGCTTAAGAAGGATTGAAACTGAGGTTGATGGGGTAAATCAAGAAGCTTGGCGACCAAGATTAGTTTTGCAATACATTCAAGATAGATACATCAAGCCAGAAGTTATAATTGATATTACAGATTTTATGGACAAAAAAATAGAATCTATAAAAGCCTTTAAAACCCAGTTTGCTAGTAGTGATACAAGTGAGCCTCAAACGTATATTTCCACTCCTGAGTTTTTTGATTCGGTAATTGCTAGGGCTAGAGAGTTCGGAAAGAATATTGGCGCTAAATATGGCGAAGGTTTTACTTCAAGGAAATTATTAGGGGTTGATAACCTTTTCAATTTACTTTAA
- a CDS encoding glutathione peroxidase: MNSNQTIYPFKAKLLSGKEKNLSDFNGKVVMIVNTASGCGFTPQLKELQELRDEYADKGFEILGFPSNDFGGQEPLDGAAINEFCEVNFGVQFPMFEKTMVRGELAHPLFKFLSDKKLNGHVSSSPRWNFHKYIIDKKGEVVDYFYPFTKPSSSKVKKKIQRLLDEK, encoded by the coding sequence ATGAATTCTAACCAAACGATATATCCATTTAAAGCTAAGTTGCTAAGTGGAAAGGAAAAGAACTTGTCTGATTTTAATGGCAAAGTTGTAATGATTGTGAACACTGCATCAGGCTGCGGGTTTACGCCACAATTGAAAGAGCTCCAAGAATTAAGAGATGAATATGCAGATAAGGGATTTGAAATTTTAGGATTTCCATCAAACGACTTTGGTGGGCAAGAACCTTTGGATGGTGCAGCAATTAATGAATTTTGCGAAGTTAACTTTGGAGTTCAATTTCCCATGTTCGAAAAAACAATGGTTAGGGGAGAATTAGCTCATCCATTATTTAAATTTTTGAGTGATAAAAAATTGAATGGCCATGTAAGTTCCTCACCAAGATGGAATTTTCATAAATACATCATCGATAAAAAAGGAGAAGTAGTAGATTATTTTTATCCCTTTACAAAACCAAGTTCTTCAAAAGTAAAAAAGAAAATTCAGCGCCTGCTGGATGAAAAATAA
- a CDS encoding DUF4294 domain-containing protein, with protein MKYSRLFILLFVILASMGAKAQGTTENVIWPVLGKNDTIRVAATNDGGYMIPWIALQEVKIMGQRIWRSAADQAAFNRLRYNVLKVMPYALYAKRRYEKLERDLALVDDKKTQKKLVKECDNEIKKMFNTEIKELTITQGQILTKLIDREVGRTTFDIVKQTKGGFAAFSYQLVARVVGHNLKTTYSATEDRDIESIIVNSGYYQ; from the coding sequence ATGAAATATTCTCGTCTCTTTATTCTGTTATTTGTCATTCTTGCATCTATGGGCGCAAAAGCTCAAGGAACAACCGAGAATGTTATTTGGCCTGTTTTGGGTAAAAATGATACCATTCGAGTTGCAGCTACCAATGATGGCGGTTACATGATTCCTTGGATTGCTTTGCAAGAGGTTAAAATTATGGGGCAGCGTATTTGGCGTTCGGCAGCAGACCAAGCTGCTTTTAATAGGTTAAGGTATAATGTGTTAAAGGTAATGCCCTATGCGTTATATGCCAAAAGGCGCTACGAAAAACTAGAGCGTGATTTAGCTTTGGTTGATGATAAAAAAACGCAAAAAAAATTGGTAAAAGAATGTGATAATGAGATCAAAAAAATGTTCAATACCGAAATTAAAGAACTGACCATTACTCAAGGTCAGATATTAACCAAATTAATTGATAGAGAAGTAGGCAGAACAACTTTTGACATTGTTAAGCAAACAAAAGGTGGCTTTGCTGCGTTCTCGTACCAACTGGTGGCAAGGGTTGTAGGTCATAACTTAAAAACCACCTATAGTGCCACAGAAGACAGGGATATTGAATCTATCATTGTCAATTCTGGTTACTACCAATAA